The nucleotide sequence CTCGCGAAGCGATGGTGATGAACCCGCAGCAGCGCGTGTTCCTGGAGTGCGCGTGGGAGGCGCTGGAGCGCGCGGGCTACGCGTCCCGGGGGTACGGCGGGCGCATGGGGGTCTTCGCCTCCAGGGGGGAGAACCGCTACGTGCTGGACGTGCTCTCGCAGCGGACGCTGGCCCGGGCGGTCGGTACGACGCAGGTGCTGCTGTCGAACGGCACGTCCGTGGCGACGCTGACCTCACACAAGCTGGGGTTGAAGGGCCCCAGCATGAACGTGCAGACGGCCTGCTCCTCGTCGCTGGTGGCCGTCCACCTCGCGTGCCGGAGCCTGCTGTGGGGAGAGACGGACGTGGCGCTGGCGGGCGGAGTGCGGATCGCCGTGCCGCAGCACCGCGGCTACCGCTACCAGCCGGGAGGGATCCTGTCGCCGACGGGGGAGTGCACCCCCTTCGACGCCGCGGCGCGCGGCTCGGTGGGGGGGAGCGGGGCGGGGGTAGTGGTGCTGAAGCGGCTGGAGGACGCGCTGGCGGACGGGGACCACGTCCACGCCGTGATCCGCGGCTCGGCCGTCAACAACGACGGTGACGAGAAGATGGGCTTCACGGCGCCGGCCTGGGAGGGTCAGGCGGCCGTGATCGCAGAGGCGCTGGCGGCGGCGGGGGTGGACCCGGCGGAGATCTCGTACGTGGAGACGCACGGCTCCGGGACCGAGGTGGGCGACCCCATCGAGGTGGCGGCGCTGGCCGCCGTCTTCGGTCGGGGGACCCCGGGGAGCTGCGCGCTCGGCGCGGTGAAGTCCAGCATCGGGCACCTGGACGCGGCGGCCGGGGTGGTGGGGCTCATCAAAGCGACCCTGGCGCTGGAGAACGGGGAGATCCCGCCCTCGCCGTACTTCCGCACGCCGAACCCGAGGATCGACTTCGACCGCTCGCCCTTCTACGTCAACCCCGAGCTGCGGCCCTGGGCCCGCAACGACGCCCCCCGGCGGGCGGGGGTCAGCTCGTTCGGGATGGGCGGGACCAACGCGCACGTGGTCCTGGAGGAGGCGCCGCCGGTCCGGGCGTCCGGCCCGTCCCGGCCGTGGCAGCTCCTGGTCCTGAGCGCTCGCACCCCCGGCGCCCTGGATGCGGCCACCGGGCGGCTCGCGGAGCACCTCCGCGCCCACCCGGAGCAGAAGCTCGCCGACGTGGCGCACACGCTGCGCGTGGGCAGGCGGCGCTTCGCCCACCGCCGGGTGCTGGTGTGCCGCGGCCGGGAGGACGCCGTCGCGGCGCTGGAGACGTGTGACGCGCGGCGGGTGCTCGAAGGAGCGCAGGAGCGGGACGAGCGCCCGGTGGTGTTCCTCTTCCCGGGCGTGGGC is from Longimicrobiaceae bacterium and encodes:
- a CDS encoding type I polyketide synthase, producing the protein MAIIGMAGRFPGARDLDEFWRNLRSGVCSLRRLTEEELAAAGVSPREFRSPGYVPVSGVLEGAELFDASFFGFTPREAMVMNPQQRVFLECAWEALERAGYASRGYGGRMGVFASRGENRYVLDVLSQRTLARAVGTTQVLLSNGTSVATLTSHKLGLKGPSMNVQTACSSSLVAVHLACRSLLWGETDVALAGGVRIAVPQHRGYRYQPGGILSPTGECTPFDAAARGSVGGSGAGVVVLKRLEDALADGDHVHAVIRGSAVNNDGDEKMGFTAPAWEGQAAVIAEALAAAGVDPAEISYVETHGSGTEVGDPIEVAALAAVFGRGTPGSCALGAVKSSIGHLDAAAGVVGLIKATLALENGEIPPSPYFRTPNPRIDFDRSPFYVNPELRPWARNDAPRRAGVSSFGMGGTNAHVVLEEAPPVRASGPSRPWQLLVLSARTPGALDAATGRLAEHLRAHPEQKLADVAHTLRVGRRRFAHRRVLVCRGREDAVAALETCDARRVLEGAQERDERPVVFLFPGVGDHYVQMARGLYEAEPVFRREVDRCAEILFAHNGSDVLEALFPGDPAPEQTAGGGGTDAGADGSIDLRGMLAGGAAGSGDPLGRTDTAHPATFVVEYALAQLWMSWGVRPEAMIGHSLGEYVAATVAGVFTLEDALALLAHRARLISGLPAGAMLAVPTDPAELQPRLRGGLALAAHNAPGLCTVSGRIEAVDALEAELRAEGVACRRLNAEHAFHSAEMQPVAGGLAERLRAVRLAPPEVPFVSNVTGTWIRAEEATDPEYWARHLCRTVRFAEGMAELLSDGSRVLLEVGPGRTLGTFALHAGAAESSTLASLRHSYTRKSDQVHLLETLGRLWIAGVQVDWDGFAAGERRRRTLLPTYPFERQPYWVE